The following coding sequences lie in one Coprothermobacter sp. genomic window:
- a CDS encoding Subtilisin DY: protein MVVHTTGGTMRHTRLMALITCIALVAMLALSNVAVAQTKGMIGINVLLKTDVTKSILADLGTHGTVRDVIAEIKAVTIQAKASELAVIQALPYVAAANPDTERKTGPVSTTAVTDFSGGINTWDLDAINVTDFGVGRTIGYDGTGVYVAVLDTGLVNNWPYYFPTERIATQYAKCFGGGGGEAGFVSEQPNKWGQDQNSHGTHVTSTILGYNMGTRLVNGVAPMAKIIPVKVLNQNGSGWSSVVARGIEYVGELKAGPLANYPVVINMSLGGPSLDAMEKAAIDYAIEQGVIIVASAGNEGTAGMGYPGAYAPVISVAASGWIGEWTTAGWWRTLNVPDPTNIADYYITDFSSRAIDTEQDLDVAAPGSWCVGPYQVNGQISYYYLGGTSMASPHVAGIVALMAQKYPSLTAPQAETFLEASAIPLPAGSRTIYNPDGSSETISWLDDATGAGLATADAALAATP from the coding sequence ATGGTAGTTCATACCACAGGAGGTACTATGAGACACACACGGTTGATGGCTCTCATCACCTGCATTGCGCTGGTCGCAATGCTTGCACTGTCGAATGTGGCTGTTGCACAGACAAAGGGCATGATTGGCATCAATGTCCTGTTGAAGACCGACGTCACAAAATCCATCCTGGCCGACCTGGGCACTCACGGTACGGTCCGGGACGTCATCGCCGAGATCAAAGCTGTGACCATACAGGCCAAGGCGTCGGAGCTGGCTGTCATCCAGGCACTACCCTACGTCGCAGCCGCCAACCCGGATACAGAGCGCAAGACAGGACCTGTGTCCACAACCGCCGTCACTGACTTCTCTGGGGGCATCAACACCTGGGACCTCGATGCGATCAACGTCACTGACTTCGGCGTGGGCCGCACCATCGGCTATGATGGGACGGGCGTCTATGTCGCGGTGCTGGATACCGGCCTTGTCAACAACTGGCCGTATTACTTCCCGACTGAGCGAATTGCCACGCAGTATGCCAAGTGCTTCGGCGGTGGCGGAGGGGAGGCCGGCTTCGTCTCAGAGCAGCCGAACAAGTGGGGGCAGGACCAGAACAGCCACGGGACACACGTCACCAGCACGATCCTTGGCTACAACATGGGCACAAGGCTCGTGAACGGTGTCGCTCCGATGGCCAAGATCATTCCTGTCAAAGTCCTGAACCAGAATGGCTCTGGCTGGTCGTCGGTCGTCGCGCGCGGCATCGAGTACGTGGGCGAACTGAAGGCTGGTCCGCTTGCAAACTACCCTGTCGTCATCAACATGAGCCTCGGTGGACCCAGCCTTGACGCCATGGAGAAGGCGGCCATCGACTATGCCATCGAGCAGGGTGTCATCATCGTGGCATCCGCCGGCAATGAAGGCACGGCAGGCATGGGGTATCCTGGAGCGTATGCACCTGTCATCTCGGTCGCAGCATCAGGGTGGATAGGTGAGTGGACCACGGCAGGATGGTGGCGCACTCTGAACGTTCCTGACCCCACGAATATCGCCGACTACTACATCACAGATTTCTCCAGTCGCGCTATCGATACTGAACAGGACCTTGATGTCGCAGCTCCGGGTTCGTGGTGTGTTGGGCCTTACCAGGTCAATGGTCAGATCAGCTACTACTACCTGGGTGGCACGAGCATGGCATCACCCCACGTGGCGGGCATTGTTGCGCTGATGGCACAGAAGTACCCCTCACTGACAGCGCCTCAGGCAGAGACGTTCCTCGAAGCAAGCGCCATTCCGCTTCCGGCCGGCTCGCGCACGATCTACAACCCCGATGGAAGCTCGGAGACGATCTCTTGGCTCGATGACGCCACGGGTGCAGGTCTGGCTACTGCTGACGCCGCCCTTGCGGCAACACCCTAG
- a CDS encoding lysophospholipase: MHRDEFRYRSKDNLNLYARVWTPEGDVRGVVALVHGVGEYGGRYVDIGGSFVDRGYAFVAGDLRGHGVSEGRRAFVSRLDDFMEDLDRYCAEIRAHFPGKPLFLYGFSMGSTIGAAYLVRRHPRLAGAILCSGGFVMPAASAAAMGKVRVLRHVVPTMTVSNGMGPMRGKVCHDVGVLDAYDADPLVYKKITVGLAAVIGETNTEALARAGEVQVPLLVMHGEDDVVALPEGSQRLAAGVSGDVTLKLWPGLYHFIHHEPDGAKERVLAFAADWLDAHITKA; this comes from the coding sequence ATGCACAGGGATGAGTTCCGCTATCGCAGCAAAGACAACCTGAACCTGTATGCCCGCGTGTGGACGCCCGAGGGAGACGTGCGCGGCGTGGTCGCCTTGGTGCACGGTGTCGGCGAATATGGGGGCCGGTACGTGGATATCGGAGGCAGCTTCGTCGACCGTGGGTACGCGTTTGTGGCAGGAGACCTGCGGGGACACGGCGTGTCCGAGGGGAGGCGGGCGTTCGTATCCCGCCTCGACGACTTCATGGAGGACCTGGACCGGTACTGTGCCGAAATCCGGGCACACTTCCCCGGCAAGCCACTGTTCCTGTACGGCTTCAGTATGGGATCGACCATCGGTGCCGCGTACCTGGTTCGCAGACACCCACGGCTGGCGGGCGCCATTCTCTGCAGTGGTGGCTTTGTCATGCCGGCGGCATCAGCCGCGGCCATGGGCAAGGTCAGGGTGCTGCGGCACGTTGTGCCCACGATGACCGTCAGCAACGGCATGGGCCCCATGCGCGGCAAGGTATGCCATGACGTCGGCGTGCTGGACGCGTATGATGCGGACCCGCTGGTGTACAAGAAGATCACCGTCGGATTGGCGGCCGTCATCGGCGAAACCAATACCGAAGCACTCGCGCGTGCCGGGGAGGTCCAGGTCCCTCTGCTCGTGATGCACGGCGAGGACGACGTTGTCGCACTGCCCGAAGGGTCACAGCGTCTTGCCGCAGGAGTATCGGGCGATGTGACGCTCAAGCTGTGGCCAGGGCTGTACCATTTCATCCACCATGAGCCGGATGGGGCAAAGGAGCGCGTGCTGGCCTTCGCTGCCGACTGGCTGGACGCGCACATCACCAAGGCATGA